Proteins encoded within one genomic window of Bermanella sp. WJH001:
- a CDS encoding cell envelope integrity protein TolA has product MKFRFMKSIGLIVTISLIQGCAKNVIYPKESFTDTYPKQQFSTNYPRGQFGINNCFNLESCSLNIMLRVRGNAKWICDKKSSNKEVSILAKFTRGGLIIDTDVSNSSEDDEFDKAALEAVILSAPFTELSNLNDKDFKEAAEITFKFTGNNRIADDF; this is encoded by the coding sequence AGTCGATTGGGCTTATAGTCACTATTTCTTTGATACAAGGTTGTGCTAAAAATGTAATTTACCCTAAAGAATCATTCACAGACACTTATCCGAAGCAACAATTCAGTACTAATTATCCAAGGGGGCAATTTGGTATAAATAATTGCTTTAATTTAGAGAGTTGTTCACTGAACATAATGCTTAGGGTAAGGGGTAATGCAAAATGGATATGTGACAAAAAATCCAGCAATAAAGAAGTATCGATACTGGCTAAATTTACGAGAGGCGGTCTAATTATTGACACCGATGTGTCTAATTCAAGTGAAGATGATGAGTTTGATAAAGCGGCCTTGGAAGCTGTAATTCTATCAGCTCCTTTTACGGAGTTATCTAATTTAAATGATAAAGATTTTAAAGAGGCTGCTGAAATAACCTTTAAATTTACTGGTAATAACCGAATTGCAGATGATTTTTAG